A stretch of the Corylus avellana chromosome ca6, CavTom2PMs-1.0 genome encodes the following:
- the LOC132183702 gene encoding transcription factor PHYTOCHROME INTERACTING FACTOR-LIKE 13-like produces the protein MRTINLVPDCSSSFPAEDLHGTAPSPVAPEMQDMSTFLNQFFHHKPMLYHSVPQPEPEPQPPPLFSPCGLFSAEICQRSGGSEWECQVRDGNSGAAVESSCGVNVSDPGYSFEAEVKACAQNSFYSAGVVDSDANERRVSPENYLDELSCDSEKDSEGLEVLAKSVSRRSSSKRSRAAEVHNLSEKRRRSRINEKMKALQNLIPNSNKTDKASMLDEAIEYLKQLQLQVQMLAVRNGLGLHPMFLLGVQQPMQLPQAGVSFDEGNGYPNSSRGTGTFSGNHENCRESVLNLSNQPFVIPSVTNITIPETSLGFEEESAQAHYEPLNHSSSKEIASDGKLQLQSDTSQIGKISSSDLS, from the exons ATGCGGACAATAAATTTAGTACCTGATTGTTCTTCGTCCTTTCCGGCGGAGGATCTGCACGGAACAGCTCCGTCTCCGGTCGCTCCGGAGATGCAAGACATGTCTACCTTTCTAAACCAATTCTTCCACCACAAGCCCATGCTTTACCATTCTGTACCACAACCAGAGCCAGAGCCACAACCACCTCCACTATTTTCACCATGCGGACTGTTCTCCGCGGAGATTTGTCAGCGGTCGGGCGGATCCGAGTGGGAATGCCAAGTCAGAGACGGGAACTCGGGTGCCGCTGTTGAATCGTCGTGCGGTGTCAATGTCTCCGATCCCGGCTACTCTTTTGAGGCCGAGGTGAAAGCCTGCGCTCAGAACTCGTTTTATTCGGCCGGTGTTGTGGATTCTGATGCAAACGAGAGGAGAGTTTCGCCTGAGAATTATCTCGACGAGTTGAGTTGTGATAGCGAG AAAGATTCCGAGGGGTTAGAGGTTTTAGCAAAATCAGTTTCGCGTCGTTCTTCATCGAAGAGGAGCAGAGCTGCGGAGGTCCATAACTTGTCGGAAAAG AGGAGGAGGAGTAGGATTAATGAGAAAATGAAAGCGCTACAGAACCTAATTCCAAATTCTAATAAG ACGGATAAGGCTTCTATGCTGGATGAAGCGATCGAATATTTGAAGCAGCTTCAGCTTCAGGTGCAG ATGCTAGCAGTGAGAAATGGATTGGGTTTGCACCCGATGTTCTTGCTGGGAGTACAGCAGCCTATGCAGTTGCCTCAGGCAGGAGTCAGCTTTGATGAGGGAAATGGATATCCGAATTCGAGCAGAGGAACAGGCACATTTTCTGGGAATCACGAAAACTGCAGGGAATCTGTTTTAAATCTCTCCAATCAGCCATTTGTTATACCTTCAGTGACGAACATCACCATTCCAGAAACCTCACTTGGTTTTGAAGAAGAATCAGCTCAGGCACATTATGAACCATTGAATCATTCATCTTCCAAG GAAATTGCTAGTGATGGCAAGCTACAGCTACAGTCTGATACCAGTCAGATTGGAAAGATCTCTTCATCAGACTTGTCTTAG
- the LOC132183847 gene encoding probable E3 ubiquitin-protein ligase RHG1A isoform X1, which translates to MQGQRGRVGSLPETLEIDHGSTSNNVPISQQLCWNNMRNTAGNQLPDYMLPPGDMNTYLNSVNHERQMSSGWSLGEPSSSNSQSEVRCDEQKAELGWSSSESACPRAGPRLEERSYEPPNTFSVANVNTNPLFLQSSNSDVLTQNLNINTGFVGNGGDNSQVMLCPNMHKSSGSENQWIPPAGGSIHHALPSRSGGFLVEDNDGRSGCSMEGRRVSCKRKAIEANVGQSSVSGSSSYFQRTDSAWSAVPAPFNLTSSLGISAPPEQVNPRLMLGATEVAFDNIPDLSGAGSSHRNTRLRINPPIQQDSISPTLFPTESAVRHSSVSSSQLSQRHLPVDYSLDLRSASTADNMIPQSQPVLIHVPTLPRNVQAHRWNGGSSSGTGSSTTSIVSGDRDAVPRIETGSRSVARNLLEHPMFVSATDVRNLVQNPANRSSTGVNLSIPGNVASTSRTNPSSGVHPSSAPTLVPRQNPPQYPRRLSEYVRRSLFSSAGSESGGQSGNYSPLRSGPVSSQEMGFSSGPGNQGHLQSHPRSALWMERQSNGGLGIPYLMRTSAAAGDGSSRLVSEQIRNVLGLMRRGESLRFEDVMILDQSVFFGVADAHDRHRDMRLDVDNMSYEELLALEERIGNVSTGLSEETILNRLRRRECSIAVGSPLEAEPCCICQEEYNNGDDLGTLECGHDFHAGCIKQWLMHKNLCPICKTTALTK; encoded by the exons ATGCAAGGGCAGAGGGGTAGAGTTGGTTCCTTGCCTGAAACCTTGGAAATTGACCATGGATCTACATCAAATAATGTTCCTATAAGTCAGCAGCTTTGCTGGAATAACATGCGAAATACTGCAGGAAACCAATTGCCAGACTATATGCTGCCACCTGGTGATATGAACACATATTTGAATTCTGTGAACCACGAACGACAGATGTCAAGTGGTTGGAGCTTGGGTGAGCCTAGTTCTAGCAACAGCCAGAGTGAGGTCAGGTGTGATGAGCAGAAAGCAGAACTTGGATGGTCATCTTCTGAAAGTGCTTGCCCCAGGGCTGGTCCAAGGTTGGAAGAACGGAGCTATGAACCACCTAATACATTTTCAGTTGCCAATGTCAATACGAACCCTCTGTTTCTGCAAAGTTCCAATTCTGATGTGCTTACCCAGAATCTCAACATAAACACAGGTTTTGTGGGTAATGGTGGTGATAATAGTCAAGTCATGTTATGTCCTAATATGCACAAGTCTAGTGGATCAGAAAATCAGTGGATCCCACCTGCTGGTGGCTCCATTCATCATGCACTGCCTTCCAGAAGTGGTGGATTTTTGGTGGAAGACAATGATGGCAGATCAGGTTGTTCAATGGAAGGTCGCCGTGTGTCCTGTAAAAGAAAAGCTATTGAAGCAAATGTTGGACAGTCTTCTGTATCTGGAAGTTCTAGCTACTTTCAGCGTACTGATAGTGCATGGTCTGCTGTTCCTGCTCCATTTAATCTGACCAGCAGTTTAGGGATTTCTGCTCCACCAGAACAGGTGAACCCAAGACTCATGCTAGGTGCAACAGAAGTCGCTTTTGATAACATTCCCGATTTAAGTGGGGCAGGAAGCTCCCATAGAAATACCCGTTTGAGGATAAATCCGCCAATTCAACAAGATTCTATTTCCCCTACTTTATTCCCAACAGAGAGTGCTGTTAGGCATTCTAGTGTTTCTTCTTCCCAGCTTTCACAGAGACATCTTCCAGTTGATTATTCTTTGGACTTGAGGTCAGCATCTACTGCAGATAATATGATTCCTCAAAGTCAACCAGTTTTGATTCATGTTCCTACATTGCCACGAAATGTGCAAGCTCATAGGTGGAATGGAGGATCGAGCTCAGGAACTGGCAGTTCGACAACGTCTATTGTTTCTGGAGACAGAGATGCTGTACCACGCATAGAAACAGGTTCAAGAAGCGTTGCAAGAAATCTTTTGGAGCATCCTATGTTTGTGTCTGCTACTGATGTGAGAAATTTGGTTCAAAATCCAGCAAATAGAAGTTCAACTGGTGTAAATTTAAGTATTCCTGGAAATGTTGCTTCTACTTCTCGGACCAACCCCAGTTCAGGTGTCCATCCATCATCAGCTCCTACTTTAGTTCCTCGACAGAATCCTCCGCAATATCCTCGAAGATTATCTGAATATGTTCGCAGGTCATTGTTTTCTTCTGCTGGCTCTGAGTCTGGAGGCCAGAGCGGTAATTATTCTCCACTGCGTTCAGGCCCTGTTTCCTCGCAAGAAATGGGGTTTTCATCTGGACCTGGTAACCAGGGTCATCTTCAGTCACACCCGAGGTCAGCATTGTGGATGGAGAGACAAAGTAATGGTGGACTTGGAATCCCTTATTTGATGCGAACATCTGCTGCGGCCGGCGATGGAAGTAGCAGGCTTGTATCTGAG cAGATTCGAAATGTCTTGGGTCTCATGCGCAGGGGTGAGAGCTTACGATTTGAG GATGTCATGATCCTTGACCAGTCGGTCTTTTTTGGGGTGGCTGATGCTCATGATCGACACAGGGATATGCGACTAGATGTTGATAACATGTCTTATGAG GAGTTGTTGGCTCTGGAAGAGCGCATTGGAAATGTGAGCACGGGATTGAGTGAGGAGACAATTTTAAATCGTCTGAGACGGCGGGAGTGTTCGATTGCAGTAGGTTCTCCACTCGAGGCAGAGCCATGTTGTATCTGTCAG GAGGAATACAATAATGGAGATGATCTTGGGACACTGGAATGTGGCCATGATTTTCACGCTGGCTGTATAAAACAATGGCTGATGCACAAGAATTTGTGCCCCATTTGTAAAACAACAGCCCTGACGAAATGA
- the LOC132183847 gene encoding probable E3 ubiquitin-protein ligase RHG1A isoform X2, which translates to MQGQRGRVGSLPETLEIDHGSTSNNVPISQQLCWNNMRNTAGNQLPDYMLPPGDMNTYLNSVNHERQMSSGWSLGEPSSSNSQSEVRCDEQKAELGWSSSESACPRAGPRLEERSYEPPNTFSVANVNTNPLFLQSSNSDVLTQNLNINTGFVGNGGDNSQVMLCPNMHKSSGSENQWIPPAGGSIHHALPSRSGGFLVEDNDGRSGCSMEGRRVSCKRKAIEANVGQSSVSGSSSYFQRTDSAWSAVPAPFNLTSSLGISAPPEQVNPRLMLGATEVAFDNIPDLSGAGSSHRNTRLRINPPIQQDSISPTLFPTESAVRHSSVSSSQLSQRHLPVDYSLDLRSASTADNMIPQSQPVLIHVPTLPRNVQAHRWNGGSSSGTGSSTTSIVSGDRDAVPRIETGSRSVARNLLEHPMFVSATDVRNLVQNPANRSSTGVNLSIPGNVASTSRTNPSSGVHPSSAPTLVPRQNPPQYPRRLSEYVRRSLFSSAGSESGGQSGNYSPLRSGPVSSQEMGFSSGPGNQGHLQSHPRSALWMERQSNGGLGIPYLMRTSAAAGDGSSRLVSEIRNVLGLMRRGESLRFEDVMILDQSVFFGVADAHDRHRDMRLDVDNMSYEELLALEERIGNVSTGLSEETILNRLRRRECSIAVGSPLEAEPCCICQEEYNNGDDLGTLECGHDFHAGCIKQWLMHKNLCPICKTTALTK; encoded by the exons ATGCAAGGGCAGAGGGGTAGAGTTGGTTCCTTGCCTGAAACCTTGGAAATTGACCATGGATCTACATCAAATAATGTTCCTATAAGTCAGCAGCTTTGCTGGAATAACATGCGAAATACTGCAGGAAACCAATTGCCAGACTATATGCTGCCACCTGGTGATATGAACACATATTTGAATTCTGTGAACCACGAACGACAGATGTCAAGTGGTTGGAGCTTGGGTGAGCCTAGTTCTAGCAACAGCCAGAGTGAGGTCAGGTGTGATGAGCAGAAAGCAGAACTTGGATGGTCATCTTCTGAAAGTGCTTGCCCCAGGGCTGGTCCAAGGTTGGAAGAACGGAGCTATGAACCACCTAATACATTTTCAGTTGCCAATGTCAATACGAACCCTCTGTTTCTGCAAAGTTCCAATTCTGATGTGCTTACCCAGAATCTCAACATAAACACAGGTTTTGTGGGTAATGGTGGTGATAATAGTCAAGTCATGTTATGTCCTAATATGCACAAGTCTAGTGGATCAGAAAATCAGTGGATCCCACCTGCTGGTGGCTCCATTCATCATGCACTGCCTTCCAGAAGTGGTGGATTTTTGGTGGAAGACAATGATGGCAGATCAGGTTGTTCAATGGAAGGTCGCCGTGTGTCCTGTAAAAGAAAAGCTATTGAAGCAAATGTTGGACAGTCTTCTGTATCTGGAAGTTCTAGCTACTTTCAGCGTACTGATAGTGCATGGTCTGCTGTTCCTGCTCCATTTAATCTGACCAGCAGTTTAGGGATTTCTGCTCCACCAGAACAGGTGAACCCAAGACTCATGCTAGGTGCAACAGAAGTCGCTTTTGATAACATTCCCGATTTAAGTGGGGCAGGAAGCTCCCATAGAAATACCCGTTTGAGGATAAATCCGCCAATTCAACAAGATTCTATTTCCCCTACTTTATTCCCAACAGAGAGTGCTGTTAGGCATTCTAGTGTTTCTTCTTCCCAGCTTTCACAGAGACATCTTCCAGTTGATTATTCTTTGGACTTGAGGTCAGCATCTACTGCAGATAATATGATTCCTCAAAGTCAACCAGTTTTGATTCATGTTCCTACATTGCCACGAAATGTGCAAGCTCATAGGTGGAATGGAGGATCGAGCTCAGGAACTGGCAGTTCGACAACGTCTATTGTTTCTGGAGACAGAGATGCTGTACCACGCATAGAAACAGGTTCAAGAAGCGTTGCAAGAAATCTTTTGGAGCATCCTATGTTTGTGTCTGCTACTGATGTGAGAAATTTGGTTCAAAATCCAGCAAATAGAAGTTCAACTGGTGTAAATTTAAGTATTCCTGGAAATGTTGCTTCTACTTCTCGGACCAACCCCAGTTCAGGTGTCCATCCATCATCAGCTCCTACTTTAGTTCCTCGACAGAATCCTCCGCAATATCCTCGAAGATTATCTGAATATGTTCGCAGGTCATTGTTTTCTTCTGCTGGCTCTGAGTCTGGAGGCCAGAGCGGTAATTATTCTCCACTGCGTTCAGGCCCTGTTTCCTCGCAAGAAATGGGGTTTTCATCTGGACCTGGTAACCAGGGTCATCTTCAGTCACACCCGAGGTCAGCATTGTGGATGGAGAGACAAAGTAATGGTGGACTTGGAATCCCTTATTTGATGCGAACATCTGCTGCGGCCGGCGATGGAAGTAGCAGGCTTGTATCTGAG ATTCGAAATGTCTTGGGTCTCATGCGCAGGGGTGAGAGCTTACGATTTGAG GATGTCATGATCCTTGACCAGTCGGTCTTTTTTGGGGTGGCTGATGCTCATGATCGACACAGGGATATGCGACTAGATGTTGATAACATGTCTTATGAG GAGTTGTTGGCTCTGGAAGAGCGCATTGGAAATGTGAGCACGGGATTGAGTGAGGAGACAATTTTAAATCGTCTGAGACGGCGGGAGTGTTCGATTGCAGTAGGTTCTCCACTCGAGGCAGAGCCATGTTGTATCTGTCAG GAGGAATACAATAATGGAGATGATCTTGGGACACTGGAATGTGGCCATGATTTTCACGCTGGCTGTATAAAACAATGGCTGATGCACAAGAATTTGTGCCCCATTTGTAAAACAACAGCCCTGACGAAATGA
- the LOC132183847 gene encoding probable E3 ubiquitin-protein ligase RHG1A isoform X3, with translation MLPPGDMNTYLNSVNHERQMSSGWSLGEPSSSNSQSEVRCDEQKAELGWSSSESACPRAGPRLEERSYEPPNTFSVANVNTNPLFLQSSNSDVLTQNLNINTGFVGNGGDNSQVMLCPNMHKSSGSENQWIPPAGGSIHHALPSRSGGFLVEDNDGRSGCSMEGRRVSCKRKAIEANVGQSSVSGSSSYFQRTDSAWSAVPAPFNLTSSLGISAPPEQVNPRLMLGATEVAFDNIPDLSGAGSSHRNTRLRINPPIQQDSISPTLFPTESAVRHSSVSSSQLSQRHLPVDYSLDLRSASTADNMIPQSQPVLIHVPTLPRNVQAHRWNGGSSSGTGSSTTSIVSGDRDAVPRIETGSRSVARNLLEHPMFVSATDVRNLVQNPANRSSTGVNLSIPGNVASTSRTNPSSGVHPSSAPTLVPRQNPPQYPRRLSEYVRRSLFSSAGSESGGQSGNYSPLRSGPVSSQEMGFSSGPGNQGHLQSHPRSALWMERQSNGGLGIPYLMRTSAAAGDGSSRLVSEQIRNVLGLMRRGESLRFEDVMILDQSVFFGVADAHDRHRDMRLDVDNMSYEELLALEERIGNVSTGLSEETILNRLRRRECSIAVGSPLEAEPCCICQEEYNNGDDLGTLECGHDFHAGCIKQWLMHKNLCPICKTTALTK, from the exons ATGCTGCCACCTGGTGATATGAACACATATTTGAATTCTGTGAACCACGAACGACAGATGTCAAGTGGTTGGAGCTTGGGTGAGCCTAGTTCTAGCAACAGCCAGAGTGAGGTCAGGTGTGATGAGCAGAAAGCAGAACTTGGATGGTCATCTTCTGAAAGTGCTTGCCCCAGGGCTGGTCCAAGGTTGGAAGAACGGAGCTATGAACCACCTAATACATTTTCAGTTGCCAATGTCAATACGAACCCTCTGTTTCTGCAAAGTTCCAATTCTGATGTGCTTACCCAGAATCTCAACATAAACACAGGTTTTGTGGGTAATGGTGGTGATAATAGTCAAGTCATGTTATGTCCTAATATGCACAAGTCTAGTGGATCAGAAAATCAGTGGATCCCACCTGCTGGTGGCTCCATTCATCATGCACTGCCTTCCAGAAGTGGTGGATTTTTGGTGGAAGACAATGATGGCAGATCAGGTTGTTCAATGGAAGGTCGCCGTGTGTCCTGTAAAAGAAAAGCTATTGAAGCAAATGTTGGACAGTCTTCTGTATCTGGAAGTTCTAGCTACTTTCAGCGTACTGATAGTGCATGGTCTGCTGTTCCTGCTCCATTTAATCTGACCAGCAGTTTAGGGATTTCTGCTCCACCAGAACAGGTGAACCCAAGACTCATGCTAGGTGCAACAGAAGTCGCTTTTGATAACATTCCCGATTTAAGTGGGGCAGGAAGCTCCCATAGAAATACCCGTTTGAGGATAAATCCGCCAATTCAACAAGATTCTATTTCCCCTACTTTATTCCCAACAGAGAGTGCTGTTAGGCATTCTAGTGTTTCTTCTTCCCAGCTTTCACAGAGACATCTTCCAGTTGATTATTCTTTGGACTTGAGGTCAGCATCTACTGCAGATAATATGATTCCTCAAAGTCAACCAGTTTTGATTCATGTTCCTACATTGCCACGAAATGTGCAAGCTCATAGGTGGAATGGAGGATCGAGCTCAGGAACTGGCAGTTCGACAACGTCTATTGTTTCTGGAGACAGAGATGCTGTACCACGCATAGAAACAGGTTCAAGAAGCGTTGCAAGAAATCTTTTGGAGCATCCTATGTTTGTGTCTGCTACTGATGTGAGAAATTTGGTTCAAAATCCAGCAAATAGAAGTTCAACTGGTGTAAATTTAAGTATTCCTGGAAATGTTGCTTCTACTTCTCGGACCAACCCCAGTTCAGGTGTCCATCCATCATCAGCTCCTACTTTAGTTCCTCGACAGAATCCTCCGCAATATCCTCGAAGATTATCTGAATATGTTCGCAGGTCATTGTTTTCTTCTGCTGGCTCTGAGTCTGGAGGCCAGAGCGGTAATTATTCTCCACTGCGTTCAGGCCCTGTTTCCTCGCAAGAAATGGGGTTTTCATCTGGACCTGGTAACCAGGGTCATCTTCAGTCACACCCGAGGTCAGCATTGTGGATGGAGAGACAAAGTAATGGTGGACTTGGAATCCCTTATTTGATGCGAACATCTGCTGCGGCCGGCGATGGAAGTAGCAGGCTTGTATCTGAG cAGATTCGAAATGTCTTGGGTCTCATGCGCAGGGGTGAGAGCTTACGATTTGAG GATGTCATGATCCTTGACCAGTCGGTCTTTTTTGGGGTGGCTGATGCTCATGATCGACACAGGGATATGCGACTAGATGTTGATAACATGTCTTATGAG GAGTTGTTGGCTCTGGAAGAGCGCATTGGAAATGTGAGCACGGGATTGAGTGAGGAGACAATTTTAAATCGTCTGAGACGGCGGGAGTGTTCGATTGCAGTAGGTTCTCCACTCGAGGCAGAGCCATGTTGTATCTGTCAG GAGGAATACAATAATGGAGATGATCTTGGGACACTGGAATGTGGCCATGATTTTCACGCTGGCTGTATAAAACAATGGCTGATGCACAAGAATTTGTGCCCCATTTGTAAAACAACAGCCCTGACGAAATGA
- the LOC132184005 gene encoding NAC transcription factor 29-like produces MGDPQDPRATSFSLPPGCRFYPSHQQLVCHYLTNKNSNGNSNPRIDDSVNGYDLIRELELYNYEPFELPDTACFSYGCGGRKRHWYCYTVRVAKERKGRKRKTMNGYWRRRGTVRDVVGSRGKAVVGTRTSFVFYLGNSPKTAVRTDWVMYEYALLDNLKASFVLCRVFAKSHAGNSISDNGLSCCAEESVPAVRHIGIQHDGYLTPDTVEAAMYDDNSVDRNSEIPKYPKPLVSELDNPIMTGPVCVPSFPFPSGLQPREPVSSSALPGSDAVIFEALTDQQLLSILEDDFIELDDLMR; encoded by the exons ATGGGAGACCCTCAGGACCCCAGAGCGACGTCGTTTTCTCTCCCACCTGGTTGCCGATTCTACCCGTCCCACCAACAGCTCGTCTGCCACTACCTGACCAACAAGAACAGTAACGGTAACAGTAACCCACGCATCGATGACAGTGTCAACGGCTACGATTTGATCCGAGAGCTGGAGCTGTATAACTACGAGCCGTTCGAGTTACCAGACACGGCGTGCTTTTCGTACGGTTGCGGAGGAAGGAAGAGGCACTGGTACTGTTACACGGTTAGGGTTGCGAAGGAGAGAAAGGGGAGGAAGAGGAAGACGATGAATGGGTActggagaagaagaggaacgGTGAGGGATGTGGTGGGTTCCAGAGGGAAGGCGGTGGTGGGGACCAGGACGAGCTTCGTGTTTTATCTGGGGAATTCACCAAAGACCGCGGTGAGGACCGACTGGGTCATGTATGAGTATGCCCTGCTTGATAATCTTAAG GCTTCTTTTGTCCTATGTCGAGTATTTGCCAAATCTCATGCTGGAAATAGCATATCGGATAATGGTCTAAGTTGTTGTGCTGAAGAAAGTGTACCGGCAGTGCGTCACATTGGTATTCAGCATGATGGATACCTTACACCTGATACTGTTGAAGCTGCAATGTATGATGACAACTCTGTTGACAGGAACAGCGAAATTCCAAAATATCCAAAGCCATTGGTTAGTGAGCTAGACAATCCGATTATGACTGGGCCTGTTTGTGTTCCCAGCTTTCCATTTCCTTCAGGCTTGCAGCCTAGGGAGCCG GTGAGCTCATCTGCACTTCCTGGAAGTGACGCAGTGATTTTTGAAGCTCTAACAGACCAACAATTACTCTCCATTTTAGAGGacgattttattgagttggaCGATCTTATGCGCTAA
- the LOC132185090 gene encoding laccase-15-like, with amino-acid sequence MNSKNMYTMIEYLGIMLLLGQSFCMVQGDVHFYDFILREKNFTRLCKTKSMLVVNESFPGPVIRIHKGDTVYVNVHNQGYYGITIHWHGVMQPRNPWSDGPEYVTQCPIQPGTNFTYEVIFSDEEGTLWWHAHSDWTRATVHGAIIVLPRVGSTYPFAKPDAEEILVLAAWYTGDLKELVDEALVTGNDLPSSDAYTINGEPGDFCACSNEMTYRWMVDYGKTYLLRVVNAVMNAEIFYAVAEHNLTVVGMDGHYIKPISTSYIMVSPGQTMDILFKANQSVGQYYMAVRHYSSEDPSVTAFDHVNTTAIVEYRGNYTIPSSPEFPSTLPSYLDFISARNFTNRIRSLANKEYPVDVPLNITKRMFITVSMNSLYCPTCTGGLDDAIIATSMNNISWVNPSTTDVLYAYYRNISGAYTSDFPDYPPSFYNFTGDEFSENIDLTVQGTKVKVLNYGEEVEIVFQGTSLLSGSMNHPMHLHGYSFYVVGIGSNNFDNETDPKGFNLVDPPEVNTFGVPKKGWLAIRFLANNPGVWFWHCHFDRHLSWGMNTAFIVKNGATTETSIRQPPVDMPTCKVPLKSWIRSDDGLDEEETGNKTKLGY; translated from the exons ATGAACTCCAAGAACATGTATACGATGATAGAGTATCTGGGCATTATGCTGCTTCTTGGACAGTCTTTTTGCATGGTTCAAGGCGATGTCCATTTCTATGATTTTATT CTTAGGGAGAAAAACTTCACCAGGCTGTGTAAGACGAAGAGCATGCTGGTTGTAAATGAGAGTTTTCCAGGGCCAGTAATCCGGATTCACAAAGGGGATACGGTGTATGTTAATGTCCACAACCAAGGATACTATGGGATCACTATTcactg GCACGGTGTGATGCAACCAAGAAATCCGTGGTCAGATGGTCCAGAATACGTCACACAGTGTCCTATCCAACCCGGAACAAACTTCACGTATGAGGTTATATTTTCTGACGAGGAAGGAACCCTTTGGTGGCATGCTCATAGCGATTGGACACGAGCCACAGTTCATGGTGCCATAATTGTCTTGCCTCGAGTTGGATCCACCTATCCATTTGCCAAACCGGACGCAGAAGAGATCTTAGTTCTTG CGGCATGGTACACTGGGGATTTGAAGGAGTTGGTGGATGAGGCCCTGGTAACCGGTAACGACTTGCCGAGTTCTGATGCTTATACAATCAACGGTGAACCGGGAGATTTCTGTGCTTGCTCCAACG AAATGACCTACCGTTGGATGGTTGATTACGGCAAAACCTATCTTCTCCGAGTAGTCAATGCTGTGATGAACGCAGAAATATTCTACGCAGTTGCTGAACACAATCTCACTGTTGTCGGGATGGACGGACATTATATCAAACCCATCTCCACGTCATACATCATGGTAAGCCCAGGACAAACAATGGATATCTTATTCAAAGCAAACCAGTCTGTCGGCCAATATTACATGGCTGTCAGACATTACTCAAGCGAAGACCCCTCCGTCACAGCATTTGACCACGTCAATACAACTGCAATTGTAGAATACAGAGGGAATTATACGATCCCATCATCTCCTGAGTTTCCAAGTACACTTCCTTCTTACTTGGACTTCATCTCTGCCAGGAACTTCACCAATCGTATAAGGAGTTTGGCAAACAAAGAGTACCCAGTTGATGTCCCCCTCAACATTACTAAGAGAATGTTTATTACAGTTTCCATGAATTCCCTCTACTGTCCAACCTGTACCGGAGGGCTTGATGATGCAATTATTGCTACAAGCATGAATAACATAAGTTGGGTCAACCCTAGTACTACTGACGTGCTATATGCCTACTACAG GAATATCAGTGGGGCTTACACCTCAGACTTCCCAGACTACCCGCCTTCATTCTATAACTTTACAGGTGATGAATTTTCAGAAAACATTGATTTAACAGTGCAAGGGACGAAGGTGAAGGTGTTGAACTATGGCGAGGAAGTGGAGATAGTTTTTCAAGGGACCAGCCTGCTATCAGGCTCGATGAATCATCCGATGCATTTGCATGGATATAGCTTCTACGTAGTTGGAATAGGTTCTAATAATTTTGATAATGAGACAGATCCAAAAGGGTTTAATTTGGTTGATCCTCCAGAAGTGAATACTTTCGGAGTTCCTAAGAAGGGATGGCTTGCCATCAGATTTCTTGCAAACAATCCAG GTGTGTGGTTTTGGCATTGTCATTTTGATCGACATCTGAGCTGGGGTATGAACACTGCATTTATAGTAAAGAATGGGGCCACTACTGAGACAAGCATTCGCCAGCCACCTGTTGACATGCCTACTTGTAAAGTTCCGTTAAAATCTTGGATACGAAGCGACGATGGGTTGGATGAGGAAGAGACGgggaacaaaacaaaattgggTTATTGA